The following is a genomic window from Phycisphaeraceae bacterium.
CGGCGCACCCGCGCGAGTTTCACCTTACCTGCGCTGGGACGTACCTGGCAGGCGACGTTTGGTCCGCACCAGCTCAAAACTTTTTTCGTACCCGCGCGAAAATCCGCTGCGGTGCGCGAGGTCAATCACCTGGAGGAACCGCTGTAACTCCCCTGCGATGTGCGGACGGCGGTGCAACCAACACGATCAGACGACGCGACCGATCGCTTGCCGGATAGAGCGAGACGAATCCGTCTCAGACTTTCTCCCACCGGTTTTGATTCCGGGCGGATCGCATCACGGCTTCTTCGAGCAGGATCATGTCGAGGCCGGCCTGTGCGGGAATCGGAGCCGGCTTCCGCGCGACCATCGCACGGGCGAAGTCGCTGGCGGCGGCGATGCCGTTGTTTTCCAGGCCGATCGCATCAGCGATCTGCGACGGACGCCAGATCGTAGACTCGCGCCCGCCGCGCCAGACACGCAGCTCGCCGGTCAGGTCATCAAGCTCGGCGCGGCCGGTGCTGCCCTGCACCATCAGCGTCGCGCCCGGCTCCTCGATGCTCGTGTAGTCGGTGGACGCAGCCATGAGGATCGCGCCGCCTTTGCACTCGACCGTATAGACCTTCTTCGTGTAAGCGGCGTAGCTGAAGGTAGGAAACTGCAAGCTCGGCGGAGATTTGTGCGGCAGCTTTGCCAGCGGCTTGTCATCGAAAAACCCGCTGGTGCGCAACGGCTGGCCAAGCAGACCGAGCGTGTAGTCGGTCATGTGATGGATGCACCAGGTGAACGCCCGAAGCTGGGCAAAAAGGATTTGACCCAGCACACCTTCACGGACCAATTCCGTCAGCCGTCGGCAGGACGGGCTGTAACGGTAGTTGTATCCCACACCCAACTGCTTTTTCGCACGGGCGGCTGCTTTCATCATGCGTCGCGCCGCGGCGGGACTGTCCGCCAATACTTTTTCACAATAGACGTGCGCGCCGGATTCCAGAGCCTGCACCGTGAACGCTTCGTGACCCGCCTCCTGCACCGCGACACCCACCAGGTCAGGTTTGATCTCACGCAGAGCCTGTGCGTAATCCAGATAGAGCGGCGCGTTGAGCTGCTTAGCCAGCTCACGGGCGGCCGGCTTGTCCGTGCGCACCCAGATGCCGGCGACTTCGACGCCCTCCGTGCGGGAAAAACCATAGGCGTGAACGCGGCCCCAGCCCGCACCGGCGACGAGGGCGCGAAGTTTAGTCGTGGACTTGGACATAAAAATTTCTCCGCTGTTGCGTAGTGTGAGTAATCGTAGCCGCGAACCGCTGCGGCCAATCAATCCATCCATCAATCACGCATTTTCAGAATCACCTTGCCCGACTCGCCCTTGATAAAGGCGTCGATGCCTTCCTGCGCCTGCGCCAGCGGAATCACATGCGTGATCAGCTTGCGATAAGGAAGTCCTTTGCGGTGAAGATCGAGCATGAACGGCCAATCTTCACTCGTGTAATACCACGATCCCATCATCGTCGCTTCACGACGGAGGAAGCTCTTGGAGAAATTGAGCTGCGCCATCTCAAGCTCGGCGACTTGGAACACCGTGCCATGACGGCGGACCAGCTCAAAGCAGAGCTGGAGCGACTCCTGACGCGCCACCGCCAGGATCACGATGTCCGCACCCAGTCCATCCGTCCAGTCCATTACCTGCTGCGTAAAGTCGGGCTTGCTGGCGTCGAATGACTTTTCCGCTCCCATGTCCTTGACGAGTTTGTTGCGATAGGGAGAGACATCCGCGCCGGCTACATGCGCACCGCGGAAGGACTGCACCAGAGCGCAGCTCAGACCCACCGGCCCAAGACCGACGACAAGCACTTTCTTACCTCGTGTATCGCCGAGTCGTCGCGCTGCGCGGGCGGGTACACCCAGACCGTCACCGCTGAGGATGGCGGCTTCGGGCCAGTTCACATCGTCAGGCAGCATCTGGATGCCGCCGAGTCCGAGCTTGAAAAGTTCGCTGTGGCCGTTCGCGGTGTAGTACACACGATCCGGGCATGCGGTCTCATCACCAGCCGCGCACCAGCGGCACTTGCCGCAACCCTGCACCACTCGTGCGCCGACGCGCATGCCGGGCTTGTATGGTGAGCCTTTCGGCGCCCACTCGATCACCCCCGCCACTTCATGGCCGGCGTTGACTACTTCGCCTTTCATCCCTTCAGGACTTTTGAGCGAGTGAAGTTCGCTGCCGCAGACCGCTGAGGCGTGAACGCGGACGATCACCGATTTTTCATCCGGCTGCGGATCAGGAATCGGTGCGACTCGTACTTTACCCAG
Proteins encoded in this region:
- a CDS encoding Gfo/Idh/MocA family oxidoreductase, with the protein product MSKSTTKLRALVAGAGWGRVHAYGFSRTEGVEVAGIWVRTDKPAARELAKQLNAPLYLDYAQALREIKPDLVGVAVQEAGHEAFTVQALESGAHVYCEKVLADSPAAARRMMKAAARAKKQLGVGYNYRYSPSCRRLTELVREGVLGQILFAQLRAFTWCIHHMTDYTLGLLGQPLRTSGFFDDKPLAKLPHKSPPSLQFPTFSYAAYTKKVYTVECKGGAILMAASTDYTSIEEPGATLMVQGSTGRAELDDLTGELRVWRGGRESTIWRPSQIADAIGLENNGIAAASDFARAMVARKPAPIPAQAGLDMILLEEAVMRSARNQNRWEKV
- a CDS encoding zinc-binding dehydrogenase; this encodes MMLALCCDGLGKVRVAPIPDPQPDEKSVIVRVHASAVCGSELHSLKSPEGMKGEVVNAGHEVAGVIEWAPKGSPYKPGMRVGARVVQGCGKCRWCAAGDETACPDRVYYTANGHSELFKLGLGGIQMLPDDVNWPEAAILSGDGLGVPARAARRLGDTRGKKVLVVGLGPVGLSCALVQSFRGAHVAGADVSPYRNKLVKDMGAEKSFDASKPDFTQQVMDWTDGLGADIVILAVARQESLQLCFELVRRHGTVFQVAELEMAQLNFSKSFLRREATMMGSWYYTSEDWPFMLDLHRKGLPYRKLITHVIPLAQAQEGIDAFIKGESGKVILKMRD